The following are encoded in a window of Sphingobium sp. AP49 genomic DNA:
- a CDS encoding DUF6504 family protein — MRRVVSLFLPRWSTDRIRRKAGRPPEGGPPPLVTAHADHGRRLIAAVDEEARRLGIAVGMTVTRARSLAPDLDVVDSDPEGDLEGLRRLALWAGKRYSPIVAPDPPDGLWIDITGCAHLFEGEVPLLKDMMRRVSGSGLACQVAVADTPGCAHAVARFVPSGRPNIIEAGATRAALSIMPVSALRIEPGVASELRRMGFERIEQLIAAPRAPLAKRFGRQLYKRLDQALGQVPEPIDPIYRASLPRVRRSLLEPIGTADAIAQVIADLCTDLARLLLRAGTGARRLDLHFERVDGARLAVRVGTASPSRDVRHLAKLLSQKIETIDPGMGIEAMALVASLTQPMAAAQVGSVLAGEDRGPDLTAIVDALANRFGARSLYRSAPRASSMPEREVGHVAPLSSAGGAGWADDLPRPARMLVPPEPVDVMAMLPDHPPAMFVWRGRRHRIAQADGPERLHGEWWREGGHEADTPYAVRDYFQVETMSGARYWLFRMGDGEQASTGPMRWFIHGAFA, encoded by the coding sequence ATGAGACGGGTTGTCTCGCTGTTCCTGCCGCGCTGGTCGACGGATCGTATCCGTCGCAAAGCCGGCAGGCCGCCTGAAGGCGGGCCGCCGCCCCTCGTCACCGCCCATGCCGACCATGGCCGCCGTCTGATTGCGGCCGTGGACGAGGAGGCGCGCCGGCTTGGCATAGCCGTCGGCATGACGGTGACGCGCGCCCGGTCGCTGGCGCCGGACCTAGACGTCGTGGATTCCGATCCCGAGGGCGATCTTGAAGGCCTGCGCCGGCTCGCTCTGTGGGCGGGAAAGCGCTATTCCCCGATCGTCGCGCCCGATCCACCCGATGGCCTGTGGATCGATATTACCGGCTGCGCCCATCTCTTCGAGGGCGAAGTGCCACTCCTCAAGGACATGATGCGCCGGGTCAGTGGCTCGGGCCTCGCCTGCCAGGTCGCGGTCGCCGATACGCCGGGCTGCGCCCATGCGGTGGCACGGTTTGTGCCATCAGGACGGCCGAACATCATCGAGGCCGGCGCCACGCGCGCCGCGCTCTCGATCATGCCGGTGTCGGCGCTGCGCATCGAGCCGGGCGTCGCGAGCGAACTGCGCCGCATGGGGTTCGAGCGAATCGAGCAGCTGATCGCCGCGCCGCGTGCGCCGCTCGCCAAGCGGTTCGGCCGGCAGCTCTACAAAAGGCTCGACCAGGCCCTGGGCCAGGTGCCTGAACCCATCGATCCGATCTACCGCGCCAGCTTGCCGCGCGTGCGGCGCAGCCTGCTCGAGCCGATCGGTACCGCCGATGCCATCGCCCAGGTCATCGCGGACCTGTGCACCGATCTTGCCCGCCTCCTGCTGCGCGCGGGGACAGGCGCGCGCCGGCTCGACCTTCATTTCGAGCGGGTCGATGGCGCCCGGCTGGCGGTGCGGGTCGGGACTGCTTCCCCCTCGCGCGATGTGCGTCATTTGGCAAAGCTGCTCTCCCAGAAGATCGAGACGATCGATCCGGGCATGGGGATCGAGGCGATGGCGCTGGTCGCGTCGCTCACCCAGCCCATGGCGGCCGCGCAGGTCGGGAGCGTCCTGGCTGGCGAGGATCGCGGGCCGGATCTCACCGCGATCGTCGATGCGCTCGCCAATCGCTTTGGCGCGCGCAGCCTCTATCGCTCCGCGCCGCGCGCGAGCAGCATGCCCGAACGCGAAGTCGGACATGTCGCGCCCCTCTCATCAGCCGGTGGCGCTGGCTGGGCCGATGATCTTCCCCGGCCTGCCCGCATGCTGGTCCCGCCAGAGCCGGTCGACGTGATGGCGATGCTGCCCGATCATCCGCCCGCCATGTTCGTCTGGCGGGGGCGGCGCCATCGGATCGCCCAGGCCGATGGGCCAGAGCGCCTGCATGGCGAATGGTGGCGTGAGGGCGGCCATGAGGCGGACACGCCCTATGCCGTGCGCGATTATTTCCAGGTCGAGACGATGAGCGGCGCGCGCTACTGGCTGTTCCGCATGGGCGATGGCGAACAGGCGTCCACCGGCCCGATGCGCTGGTTCATCCATGGTGCCTTTGCATGA